A region of Paractinoplanes abujensis DNA encodes the following proteins:
- a CDS encoding alpha/beta hydrolase: protein MKVGQWLVVAGVAVALAGATPAQATVAPDRSGAAESRKVDAVPTPRLSWAACLEIAECATVQLPLDYDQPRGATTDVAVLRVKARDQANRIGSLFLNPGGPGVSATQIARLAPFFLSDELLDRFDIVGVDPRGVGSSRPVRCFASAEQQAPALRDLGELFPVTEAEKRAFVRGSQRYGRACSTTGRPLAGSMSTAEVARDHDVLRRAVGDDKLTFLGLSYGSVLGQYYANMFPDRFRALVVDGVLDARAWVGNTRQILDERINSSGAASRALFEILRRCDRAGETACAFAAGDPVRNFDTIARRLKSKPLVIGDRTITYARFITDVHTAMYLPTAGEEVTALAAEVRDALDGDTAALLKRLRTAGDRPYDNSREAVFGVLCTDGRFPARAAHWPAAVAAREKNAPYFGGGDLVWKDNACASSTWTVRDEDAYTGPFHRRTAAPVLVVGNFWDPSTNYAGAVSTSRLLPNSRLLSSNNWGHTAYGRGACATALIDAYLLTGTPPAGNPVCADAPQPFTGNTETFAESRGKQLIPVVDRAFAPIAGNQGA from the coding sequence GTGAAGGTCGGACAATGGCTTGTCGTCGCAGGTGTGGCCGTCGCACTGGCCGGCGCGACCCCGGCTCAAGCCACGGTTGCCCCGGATCGGAGCGGCGCAGCGGAGAGCCGCAAGGTGGACGCGGTACCGACGCCCCGGCTGAGCTGGGCGGCCTGTCTGGAGATCGCCGAGTGCGCCACCGTGCAGCTGCCGCTCGATTACGACCAGCCGCGCGGCGCCACCACCGACGTGGCCGTCCTGCGGGTCAAGGCCCGCGACCAGGCCAACCGGATCGGCAGCCTGTTCCTGAACCCGGGCGGGCCCGGCGTCTCGGCCACCCAGATCGCCCGTCTCGCGCCTTTCTTCCTGAGCGACGAGCTGCTCGATCGCTTCGACATCGTCGGCGTGGATCCGCGCGGTGTCGGCTCCAGCCGGCCCGTGCGGTGTTTCGCGTCGGCCGAGCAGCAGGCGCCGGCCCTGCGCGACCTGGGCGAGTTGTTCCCGGTCACGGAGGCGGAGAAGCGAGCGTTCGTCCGAGGTTCCCAGCGGTACGGCCGGGCGTGCTCGACCACCGGGCGGCCACTGGCCGGGTCGATGTCCACCGCCGAAGTAGCCCGTGATCATGACGTGCTGCGCCGCGCGGTCGGCGACGACAAGCTGACCTTCCTCGGCCTCAGCTACGGCAGTGTCCTCGGCCAGTACTACGCCAACATGTTCCCTGACCGCTTTCGCGCCCTGGTTGTCGACGGCGTGCTCGACGCGCGCGCTTGGGTCGGCAACACCCGGCAGATCCTCGATGAGCGGATCAACTCCTCCGGCGCCGCGTCCCGGGCGTTGTTCGAGATTCTGCGGCGGTGCGACCGGGCCGGCGAGACGGCCTGTGCCTTTGCGGCGGGCGACCCCGTACGCAACTTCGACACGATCGCCCGGCGGCTCAAGTCCAAGCCCCTGGTGATCGGAGACCGGACGATCACGTACGCGAGGTTCATCACCGACGTCCACACGGCCATGTACCTGCCGACGGCGGGCGAAGAGGTCACCGCCCTCGCCGCCGAGGTCCGGGACGCGCTCGACGGCGACACCGCGGCTCTGCTGAAGCGGCTCCGGACGGCCGGCGACCGGCCCTATGACAACAGCCGGGAAGCTGTCTTCGGCGTCCTCTGCACCGACGGCCGCTTCCCCGCCCGGGCCGCGCACTGGCCGGCCGCCGTAGCCGCCCGGGAGAAGAATGCCCCGTACTTCGGCGGCGGCGACCTGGTCTGGAAGGACAATGCGTGCGCGAGCAGCACGTGGACGGTGCGCGACGAGGACGCGTACACCGGCCCGTTCCATCGCCGCACCGCGGCACCCGTGCTGGTGGTGGGCAACTTCTGGGACCCGTCGACCAACTACGCGGGCGCGGTCTCCACGAGCCGGCTGTTGCCCAACTCACGGCTGCTGTCCAGCAACAACTGGGGCCACACCGCGTACGGGCGCGGTGCCTGTGCCACCGCCCTGATCGACGCCTACCTGCTGACCGGCACGCCGCCGGCCGGGAACCCGGTTTGCGCCGACGCTCCGCAGCCGTTCACGGGGAACACCGAAACGTTCGCCGAGAGCCGGGGCAAGCAACTGATTCCTGTCGTCGACCGGGCGTTCGCCCCCATTGCGGGGAACCAGGGAGCTTGA
- a CDS encoding DUF2255 family protein produces the protein MSTGTPPTRAWDAAELAALDDAPLIRVAGARPDGTLRSFVLIGHVRVGDDELIRSLNGTGGSWYRGATRTGQGAIEVDGRRIKVAFIVDHGREDEVDHALRARYGRGFGVRRMTRPSAREATLRVAPLV, from the coding sequence ATGAGCACTGGAACACCACCCACCCGGGCTTGGGACGCGGCCGAGTTGGCAGCTCTCGACGACGCGCCGCTGATTCGGGTCGCGGGGGCACGACCGGACGGGACACTTCGCTCCTTCGTCCTGATCGGGCATGTCCGCGTCGGCGACGACGAACTCATCCGCTCGCTGAACGGGACCGGCGGCAGTTGGTACCGGGGAGCCACCCGCACCGGTCAGGGCGCGATCGAGGTCGACGGCCGGCGGATCAAAGTGGCCTTCATCGTCGACCACGGGCGCGAGGACGAGGTCGACCACGCCCTGCGGGCCCGCTACGGCCGCGGCTTCGGCGTCCGCCGGATGACCAGACCATCAGCCCGAGAGGCGACGCTCCGCGTGGCACCGCTCGTCTGA
- a CDS encoding alpha/beta hydrolase, with translation MHLTIPRGPITLDAELHLPYELDQTRPLPAVVLSTPGSSVKEQIGANYASRLAARGIAALVFDPAYQGQSGGEPRDLEDPYQRGEDISYAIDALTALPGIDPHRIGVLGICAGGGYAIHTARTDHRIKAVGAVDPGEIGASFRSFQADGPVAALDAMAEARLEEVRTGVLHRDNWLPDTMAEAEAAGITDVDLLQAIRYYRTERGINEHSTNRRLSRGDTLLLGYDAFHLVDQLMTQPLLLILAENLEGTGFDTAGERLWKLAPNPVERVIVPRARHYEMYDIPEYVDAAVDRLATFYADRL, from the coding sequence ATGCACCTGACCATTCCTCGCGGACCGATCACGCTCGACGCCGAGCTGCACCTGCCGTATGAGCTCGACCAGACGAGGCCGCTGCCCGCGGTGGTGCTCTCCACACCCGGCAGCAGTGTCAAAGAGCAGATCGGCGCCAACTACGCCTCCCGCCTCGCCGCCCGGGGCATCGCCGCGCTGGTCTTCGACCCCGCATACCAGGGTCAGAGCGGCGGCGAACCCCGCGACCTGGAAGATCCGTACCAGCGGGGCGAGGACATCTCGTACGCCATCGACGCTCTCACCGCCCTGCCCGGCATCGACCCGCACCGCATCGGTGTGCTCGGCATCTGCGCCGGTGGCGGCTACGCGATTCACACGGCCCGCACCGACCACCGCATCAAAGCCGTCGGTGCGGTCGACCCGGGTGAGATCGGGGCCTCGTTCCGCAGCTTCCAGGCCGACGGACCGGTGGCCGCCCTCGACGCCATGGCCGAGGCCCGCCTCGAGGAGGTCCGCACCGGCGTGCTGCACCGGGACAACTGGCTGCCCGACACGATGGCCGAGGCCGAAGCGGCCGGCATCACCGACGTCGACCTGCTGCAGGCCATCAGGTACTACCGAACGGAACGGGGCATCAACGAGCACTCGACCAACCGCCGGCTCTCCCGCGGCGACACGCTCCTGCTCGGTTACGACGCCTTCCACCTGGTCGACCAGCTCATGACCCAGCCCCTGCTGCTCATCCTGGCCGAGAACCTCGAGGGCACCGGGTTCGACACCGCCGGCGAGCGGCTCTGGAAGCTCGCGCCCAACCCGGTCGAGCGCGTGATCGTCCCCCGGGCCCGCCACTACGAGATGTACGACATCCCCGAGTACGTCGACGCCGCCGTCGACCGGCTCGCCACGTTCTACGCCGACAGGCTGTGA
- a CDS encoding LysE family translocator has translation MTDWAGYLGAAVLVSLIPGANQLLGLGNAVRYGAARAMAGVAGRLAAFVVLIGLVVAGLGAVLIASGTALETIKWVGVVYLAWLGVSSLRSGLRPAGPGVAPADAGGAWRSIVTREFAVAISNPKALLLFAALLPQFTDTTAPGASLDLALLGAVYLLIELVVGLGYIGLGRRLGATGIPARTQRRVDLGTGVVFLGLAGFLAVDDLS, from the coding sequence ATGACTGACTGGGCCGGATACCTCGGCGCGGCCGTGCTGGTGTCCCTGATCCCGGGGGCCAACCAGCTGCTCGGTCTCGGCAACGCGGTCCGGTACGGCGCCGCACGGGCCATGGCCGGGGTGGCCGGGCGCCTCGCCGCGTTCGTCGTCCTGATCGGATTGGTCGTGGCCGGGCTGGGCGCGGTGCTGATCGCGTCCGGCACGGCCCTCGAAACGATCAAATGGGTAGGCGTGGTCTACCTGGCCTGGCTCGGTGTGTCCAGCCTGCGCAGCGGCCTGCGCCCGGCCGGCCCGGGCGTCGCGCCGGCGGACGCGGGTGGGGCCTGGCGATCGATCGTCACCCGCGAGTTCGCGGTGGCGATCAGCAACCCCAAGGCGCTGCTGTTGTTCGCCGCGCTGCTGCCCCAGTTCACCGACACGACGGCGCCGGGCGCGAGCCTCGACCTGGCCCTGCTCGGCGCCGTCTATCTGCTGATCGAACTGGTCGTGGGGCTCGGTTACATCGGCCTCGGCCGCCGCCTGGGCGCCACCGGCATCCCGGCCCGTACGCAACGACGGGTCGACCTGGGCACCGGTGTTGTCTTCCTCGGCCTGGCCGGCTTTCTGGCCGTCGACGACCTGAGCTGA